The Allochromatium tepidum genome has a window encoding:
- a CDS encoding DNA adenine methylase — protein sequence MIQQSLFGEVDDRPRMVNVASVPQRSPFRYPGGKTWFVPRLRDWLRHQPYRPALLVEPFTGGGIVSLTVAFEQLADRVLMIELDEDVAAVWQSIQDGEADWLAERILAFEMSLENVTDTLAQEPTSTRERAFRTILRNRTLHGGILAPGSRFIKRGESGKGIGSRWYPTTLAKRLRDIDQIREHLRFEQGDALAVLEHYRDDPNVVFFIDPPYTAGGKKAGQRLYRHFELDHQTLFERCAQLKGDFIMTYDHAEEVKALARQYGFVAKPIPMKNTHHAPMTELVIGRNLDWMVDIRSIADQPARYGLAPRALSHALENNH from the coding sequence ATGATTCAGCAGTCGCTTTTCGGAGAAGTCGATGACCGTCCAAGGATGGTCAATGTCGCCTCCGTTCCGCAGCGCAGTCCGTTCCGGTATCCGGGCGGCAAGACTTGGTTCGTGCCGCGTTTGCGCGACTGGCTTCGTCATCAGCCGTACCGTCCGGCGCTGTTGGTCGAGCCCTTCACCGGCGGCGGGATCGTGTCGCTGACGGTGGCCTTCGAGCAGCTCGCCGACAGGGTGCTGATGATCGAATTGGATGAGGATGTCGCGGCGGTCTGGCAGTCGATCCAGGATGGTGAAGCTGACTGGCTGGCGGAGCGGATTCTGGCGTTCGAGATGTCGCTGGAAAACGTCACCGATACTCTGGCTCAGGAGCCGACGAGCACCCGCGAACGTGCTTTCAGGACGATTCTCCGCAATCGAACATTGCACGGCGGCATTCTGGCACCCGGCTCCAGATTCATCAAGCGCGGTGAATCCGGAAAAGGCATCGGATCGCGCTGGTATCCGACCACGCTGGCCAAACGTCTGCGCGACATCGATCAAATTCGCGAGCATTTGCGTTTTGAACAGGGCGATGCACTAGCCGTACTCGAACACTATCGCGATGATCCGAACGTTGTCTTTTTCATCGACCCGCCCTATACGGCGGGCGGAAAAAAAGCCGGTCAGCGTTTATATCGACACTTCGAGTTGGACCATCAGACCCTGTTCGAACGATGCGCCCAACTCAAGGGCGATTTCATCATGACCTATGACCATGCGGAAGAGGTCAAGGCACTGGCGCGGCAATACGGTTTCGTCGCCAAGCCGATTCCGATGAAAAATACCCATCATGCGCCCATGACCGAACTCGTCATTGGGCGTAACCTGGATTGGATGGTCGACATCCGATCCATTGCTGATCAGCCTGCGCGTTATGGCCTGGCGCCACGCGCACTCTCGCACGCATTGGAGAATAACCATTGA
- the leuD gene encoding 3-isopropylmalate dehydratase small subunit: protein MQAFANFTGVVAPLDRANVDTDAIIPKQFLKSIKRSGFGPYLFDEWRYLDHGEPDMDCTNRPRNPEFVLNDARYQSAEILLTRENFGCGSSREHAPWALTDFGIRVILAPSFADIFFNNCFKNGLLPIRLDAAVIGGLFAKATGAEPLRIAVDLPAQTLTLSDGQVIAFEVEAGSKHRLIEGLDDIGLTLQEADTIRAYEERRRAEAPWLFAIGN from the coding sequence ATGCAGGCTTTCGCGAATTTCACCGGCGTCGTCGCCCCCCTCGATCGGGCCAATGTCGACACCGACGCCATCATCCCCAAGCAGTTCCTGAAGAGCATCAAGCGCAGCGGCTTCGGTCCCTACCTGTTCGACGAGTGGCGTTATCTCGATCACGGCGAGCCGGACATGGACTGCACCAACCGTCCGCGCAACCCCGAGTTCGTGCTCAACGACGCGCGCTACCAGAGCGCCGAGATCCTGCTCACGCGCGAGAACTTCGGCTGCGGCTCCTCGCGCGAGCACGCGCCCTGGGCACTGACCGATTTCGGCATCCGCGTCATCCTGGCACCGAGCTTCGCCGACATCTTCTTCAACAACTGCTTCAAGAACGGTCTGCTGCCGATCCGGCTCGACGCGGCCGTGATCGGCGGGCTGTTCGCCAAGGCGACGGGCGCCGAGCCGCTGCGCATCGCCGTCGATCTGCCGGCCCAGACCCTGACCCTGAGTGACGGTCAGGTCATCGCCTTCGAGGTCGAGGCGGGCAGCAAACATCGCCTGATCGAGGGGCTGGACGACATCGGCCTGACCCTGCAGGAAGCCGACACCATCCGCGCCTACGAAGAACGCCGCCGCGCCGAAGCGCCCTGGCTGTTCGCGATCGGCAACTGA
- the leuB gene encoding 3-isopropylmalate dehydrogenase yields MSKKILVLAGDGIGPEIVAEAVKVLNALKAEGAIDVTLEEALVGGAAYDAFGDPLPEETLAAAKASDAVLLGAVGGPKWEPLHISKRPEKGLLGLRAGLGLFANLRPAVLYPQLAAASTLKPEIVSGLDIMIVRELTGDIYFGQPRGVETLPSGERRGINTMVYTESEVERICRVAFDIAMKRGKKVCSVDKANVLECTEMWREVATKTAADYPELELSHMYVDNAAMQLVRAPKQFDVMVTGNIFGDILSDCAAMLTGSIGMLPSASLNEHGQGMYEPIHGSAPDIAGRGVANPLATILSVAMMLRYSLGAPEAADRIDAAVSKVLDQGLRTADIMSEGMRQVGTAEMGNAVVAALSA; encoded by the coding sequence TTGAGTAAGAAGATTCTGGTTCTCGCCGGTGACGGCATCGGTCCCGAGATCGTCGCCGAGGCGGTGAAGGTGCTCAACGCACTCAAGGCCGAGGGCGCCATCGACGTGACGCTCGAAGAGGCGCTGGTCGGCGGCGCGGCCTACGATGCTTTCGGCGATCCGCTGCCGGAAGAGACGCTCGCCGCCGCCAAGGCGTCCGATGCGGTACTGCTCGGCGCGGTCGGCGGCCCGAAGTGGGAGCCGCTGCACATCTCCAAGCGCCCCGAGAAGGGCCTGCTGGGTCTGCGGGCGGGCCTGGGCCTGTTCGCCAACCTGCGTCCCGCCGTGCTCTATCCGCAACTGGCCGCCGCCTCCACGCTCAAGCCCGAGATCGTCTCCGGGCTGGACATCATGATCGTGCGTGAACTCACGGGCGACATCTATTTCGGCCAGCCGCGCGGCGTCGAGACCCTGCCCTCGGGCGAGCGTCGCGGCATCAACACCATGGTCTACACCGAGTCCGAGGTCGAGCGCATCTGTCGCGTCGCCTTCGACATCGCCATGAAGCGCGGCAAGAAGGTCTGCTCGGTCGACAAGGCCAACGTACTCGAGTGCACCGAGATGTGGCGCGAGGTCGCGACCAAGACCGCCGCCGACTATCCCGAACTCGAACTCAGCCACATGTACGTCGACAACGCCGCCATGCAGCTCGTGCGCGCGCCCAAGCAGTTCGACGTCATGGTCACGGGCAACATCTTCGGCGACATCCTCTCCGACTGCGCCGCCATGCTCACCGGCTCGATCGGCATGTTACCCTCGGCCTCGCTCAACGAGCACGGCCAGGGCATGTACGAACCGATCCACGGCTCGGCCCCCGACATCGCCGGCCGCGGCGTGGCCAATCCGCTCGCCACCATCCTGTCGGTCGCCATGATGCTGCGTTACTCGCTCGGCGCACCCGAAGCGGCCGACCGCATCGACGCCGCCGTCTCCAAGGTGCTCGACCAGGGCCTGCGTACCGCCGACATCATGTCCGAAGGCATGCGTCAGGTCGGCACCGCCGAGATGGGTAACGCCGTGGTCGCCGCGCTGTCGGCCTGA
- the leuC gene encoding 3-isopropylmalate dehydratase large subunit, with protein sequence MVAKTLYDKLWDEHVVRVDDTGTALLYIDRQLIHEVTSPQAFEGLRLAGRRPWRVSANLAVPDHNVPTTDRAAGIADPVSRLQVETLGTNCQTFGITELSMGDKRQGVVHVVGPEQGFTLPGTTVVCGDSHTATHGAFGALAFGIGTSEVEHVLATQTLIQRKSKSMLISVDGRLGAGVTAKDIVLAIIGEIGTAGGTGYVIEFGGEAIRALSMEGRMTVCNMAIEAGARAGLIGVDEKTVDYMRGRPLAPEGELFERAAAHWRTLVSDAGAQFDRVLHIDAASLKPQVTWGTSPEMVLPVDGRVPDPAAESDPVKANGIRRALDYMGLTAGTPISEIRPDKVFIGSCTNSRIEDLRAAAEIVKGRKVADSIKLAMVVPGSGLVKEQAEAEGLDKIFVAAGFEWREPGCSMCLAMNADRLEPGERCASTSNRNFEGRQGQGGRTHLVSPAMAAAAAVTGRFVDVRTL encoded by the coding sequence ATGGTCGCCAAGACCCTCTACGACAAACTCTGGGACGAGCATGTCGTCCGTGTCGACGATACGGGCACGGCACTGCTCTACATCGATCGTCAGCTGATCCACGAAGTCACCTCGCCGCAGGCGTTCGAAGGGCTGCGTCTGGCCGGGCGCCGGCCGTGGCGCGTCAGCGCCAACCTGGCGGTGCCGGACCACAACGTTCCCACCACCGACCGCGCCGCCGGCATCGCCGATCCGGTCTCGCGCCTCCAGGTCGAGACGCTCGGCACCAACTGCCAGACCTTCGGCATCACCGAACTGAGCATGGGCGACAAGCGTCAGGGCGTGGTGCATGTGGTCGGCCCCGAACAGGGCTTCACCCTGCCGGGCACCACGGTCGTCTGCGGCGACTCGCACACCGCCACCCACGGCGCCTTCGGCGCGCTGGCCTTCGGCATCGGCACCTCCGAGGTCGAGCATGTGCTGGCCACCCAGACCCTGATCCAGCGCAAGTCCAAGTCGATGCTGATCAGCGTCGACGGCCGGCTCGGCGCCGGCGTCACAGCCAAAGACATCGTGCTCGCCATCATCGGCGAGATCGGCACCGCCGGCGGTACGGGCTATGTGATCGAGTTCGGCGGCGAAGCCATTCGCGCGCTGTCGATGGAAGGCCGCATGACCGTCTGCAACATGGCGATCGAGGCCGGCGCGCGTGCCGGTCTGATCGGCGTCGACGAGAAGACCGTCGACTACATGCGCGGCCGTCCGCTCGCGCCCGAGGGCGAACTCTTCGAGCGCGCCGCCGCCCACTGGCGCACCCTGGTCAGCGACGCGGGCGCGCAGTTCGATCGCGTGCTCCACATCGACGCCGCGAGCCTCAAGCCGCAAGTCACCTGGGGCACCTCGCCCGAGATGGTGCTGCCGGTCGACGGTCGCGTGCCCGATCCGGCCGCCGAGTCCGATCCGGTCAAGGCCAACGGCATCCGGCGCGCACTCGACTACATGGGCCTGACCGCCGGCACCCCGATCAGCGAGATCCGTCCGGACAAGGTCTTCATCGGCTCCTGCACCAACTCGCGTATCGAGGATCTGCGCGCGGCGGCTGAGATCGTCAAGGGGCGCAAGGTCGCCGACTCGATCAAGCTGGCGATGGTCGTGCCCGGCTCGGGTCTGGTCAAGGAACAGGCCGAGGCCGAGGGGCTGGACAAGATCTTCGTCGCGGCCGGATTCGAATGGCGCGAGCCGGGCTGCTCCATGTGTCTGGCGATGAACGCCGACCGCCTGGAGCCGGGTGAGCGCTGCGCCTCGACCTCCAACCGCAACTTCGAGGGTCGGCAGGGGCAGGGCGGTCGCACCCATCTGGTCAGTCCGGCCATGGCCGCCGCCGCCGCCGTGACCGGTCGTTTCGTCGACGTGAGGACGCTCTGA
- a CDS encoding FimV/HubP family polar landmark protein has translation MTRKLMLASAIAAALTGHPALALELGALRTDSALNQPFQGEIDLGDVGPNELDTLHISIASPEAFEKAGIERYYYLTQLRFTPEVTADGRTLVRVSSRDPVREPYLDFLVEAVWPAGRLVKGYTVLLDPPTLTERRAPNVQAARASAAAGGPDRGLPPVASGSGAYIPAPGEGFPLYIGPVGGGEGLWSLARRHATAGATDAQTAMALYRSNQEAFVRGDINRLIAGKTLVIPSRAELFALDAEEARRELQAALQGRPAQRAPLTDVTPEMLSRLRLVGATPGTTGATAPTTAPTAAGGTGVQSPDVLLAIETSESARQEALELRNRIQELETQLADIQSLLQVRNAELARAQSVEPRMPDAQPEGLKTEPESELALEPIEAPGPVGVLPGTPAQDTSETLEPGPAEALSPIETEPSDLQSLPAEESLATREPEPGMASEPILESPADLESVPEAAESGTAIGLIPVPTPTPVDSETQVAPEPTGSVASTEPDEPTSKPAPVAPPKESEPVSEPKPAPDSTSTWHSLLLPLAGLAGVTALGILLFSLLTARRRRQEQAALEDEEENDIESELVLDPFDGASDASEPKPTPASLAAESPEAVSLTKAEPAPRPPAQPVSAPAVPDLDDMSEQPMSGLTGFDVETDEADVLSEADIYIAYGRYREAQDLLNKELKRYPQRLDIKYKLAEALAASGEAGALRDLLDEIRSSGGDTEEPAQWERMQRLLSELVPNAPLASASPSLTPSAVSSAMGPAGAAAETPESVSVPGLESLIEVGPESEDDLLLDLGISEPLEFEDVEAKPSDDSLKLELDSGPMPPSVEEIEQAIESDIDSILPLPDALDLDLGVLGEAPAPADTPPAAASPADALDLGPDVPPLDESLGDPDLQIDGLDIGAEPRTPPPEPPMLAGEPSDKSEESLDSALSPEQESVPSDLLSSQWQIDSGIWDETATKLDLARAYVEMDDKEAAREILEEVMAEGREEQRNEARAMLERLGR, from the coding sequence ATGACTCGCAAGCTGATGTTGGCGTCCGCTATCGCCGCGGCCTTGACCGGCCATCCAGCCCTCGCGTTGGAACTGGGCGCCCTGCGCACCGACTCCGCGCTCAATCAGCCCTTCCAGGGCGAGATCGATCTCGGTGATGTCGGACCGAACGAGCTCGATACCCTGCACATCTCCATCGCCTCGCCCGAGGCCTTCGAGAAGGCCGGGATCGAGCGTTATTATTATCTGACCCAACTGCGCTTCACGCCCGAGGTGACGGCCGATGGCCGCACGCTGGTGCGCGTCTCCAGCCGCGATCCGGTGCGCGAGCCCTATCTGGATTTCCTGGTCGAGGCCGTTTGGCCTGCCGGACGTCTGGTCAAGGGCTACACCGTCCTGCTCGATCCCCCGACCCTGACCGAACGCCGTGCACCCAATGTCCAGGCCGCGCGTGCCTCAGCGGCAGCCGGCGGCCCGGATCGCGGTCTGCCGCCCGTGGCGAGCGGCTCGGGTGCCTATATCCCGGCCCCAGGCGAGGGTTTTCCGCTCTACATCGGCCCTGTGGGCGGCGGCGAGGGACTCTGGTCGCTGGCCCGTCGTCATGCCACGGCCGGCGCCACAGACGCCCAGACCGCGATGGCGCTCTACCGCTCCAACCAGGAGGCCTTCGTTCGGGGCGACATCAATCGTCTGATCGCCGGCAAGACGCTGGTCATCCCCTCACGCGCCGAACTCTTCGCGCTCGATGCCGAGGAGGCAAGGCGCGAACTCCAGGCGGCCCTGCAGGGGCGTCCCGCCCAGCGTGCGCCTCTCACCGACGTCACGCCCGAAATGCTCTCGCGCCTGCGTCTCGTGGGCGCGACTCCGGGAACGACCGGCGCAACGGCTCCCACGACGGCGCCGACTGCCGCTGGTGGAACAGGGGTGCAGTCGCCGGATGTCCTGCTGGCCATCGAAACGAGCGAGAGCGCGCGCCAGGAGGCGCTCGAACTGCGCAACCGCATCCAGGAACTTGAGACTCAGCTCGCCGACATCCAGTCCCTGCTGCAAGTGCGCAATGCCGAACTGGCCCGTGCCCAGTCGGTCGAGCCCCGGATGCCCGATGCCCAGCCCGAAGGACTGAAGACGGAACCCGAATCCGAGCTCGCCCTGGAGCCGATCGAGGCGCCCGGGCCGGTCGGGGTCTTGCCCGGAACCCCGGCGCAAGATACGTCTGAGACGCTCGAACCGGGACCGGCCGAGGCCCTCTCACCGATCGAGACCGAGCCATCCGATCTGCAATCGCTCCCGGCCGAGGAGTCGTTGGCGACGCGCGAGCCGGAACCGGGCATGGCGTCCGAGCCAATCCTCGAATCTCCAGCCGACCTCGAATCCGTGCCCGAGGCGGCGGAGTCGGGCACGGCGATCGGTCTGATTCCGGTGCCGACGCCAACACCGGTCGATTCCGAGACACAGGTCGCGCCGGAACCGACCGGGTCCGTTGCTTCGACCGAGCCGGACGAACCGACGTCCAAGCCGGCCCCCGTCGCTCCACCCAAGGAATCCGAGCCGGTCAGTGAGCCCAAGCCGGCACCCGACTCGACCTCGACCTGGCATTCACTGCTGTTGCCGCTGGCCGGACTCGCGGGCGTGACGGCGCTCGGCATCCTGCTCTTCTCGCTGTTGACGGCTCGCCGCCGCCGACAGGAGCAGGCGGCCCTTGAAGACGAAGAAGAAAACGATATCGAGTCGGAACTCGTGCTCGATCCCTTCGACGGCGCGTCCGATGCATCGGAGCCGAAGCCGACTCCAGCGTCGCTCGCCGCCGAATCGCCCGAAGCCGTCTCCCTGACCAAGGCCGAGCCGGCACCTCGTCCGCCCGCCCAGCCCGTCTCGGCGCCTGCCGTGCCGGATCTCGACGATATGAGCGAACAGCCCATGTCGGGCCTCACCGGCTTCGACGTCGAGACCGACGAGGCCGATGTGCTCTCCGAGGCCGACATCTATATTGCTTACGGTCGTTACCGCGAAGCGCAGGATCTGCTCAACAAGGAGCTCAAGCGCTATCCGCAACGGCTCGACATCAAATACAAGCTGGCCGAGGCACTCGCTGCCTCGGGCGAGGCCGGGGCATTGCGCGACCTGCTCGACGAGATCCGGTCTTCGGGTGGGGACACCGAAGAGCCCGCTCAGTGGGAGCGGATGCAGCGTCTACTGAGCGAACTCGTGCCGAACGCGCCCCTGGCTTCCGCCAGTCCCTCCCTCACGCCATCGGCCGTGTCGTCCGCCATGGGGCCGGCCGGTGCTGCCGCGGAGACGCCTGAGTCCGTGTCCGTGCCCGGACTGGAATCGCTGATCGAGGTCGGACCCGAGTCGGAGGACGACCTGCTGCTCGATCTGGGTATTTCCGAGCCGCTCGAGTTCGAGGATGTGGAGGCGAAGCCGTCGGATGATTCGCTGAAGCTGGAACTCGACTCCGGACCCATGCCGCCGTCCGTCGAGGAGATCGAGCAGGCGATCGAGTCGGACATCGATTCGATCCTGCCCTTGCCCGATGCGCTGGATCTCGATCTGGGTGTCCTTGGCGAGGCGCCCGCACCGGCCGATACGCCACCGGCCGCCGCGTCCCCGGCCGATGCCCTGGATCTGGGTCCGGATGTGCCGCCGCTCGATGAGAGTCTCGGCGACCCGGATCTACAGATCGATGGCCTGGACATCGGGGCTGAGCCCCGAACACCGCCGCCGGAGCCGCCGATGCTCGCCGGCGAGCCGTCGGACAAGTCCGAAGAGTCCCTGGATTCCGCGCTGTCGCCCGAGCAGGAGAGCGTGCCATCGGATCTGCTCTCCTCGCAGTGGCAGATCGACTCGGGCATCTGGGACGAGACGGCCACCAAGCTCGATCTGGCACGCGCCTATGTGGAGATGGACGACAAGGAGGCCGCGCGCGAGATCCTGGAGGAGGTCATGGCCGAGGGGCGTGAGGAGCAGCGCAACGAGGCCCGTGCCATGCTGGAGCGCCTGGGGCGATGA
- a CDS encoding NotI family restriction endonuclease → MAEVFGHSPDDFSERAQRFRRNKLCPFNNKVPSCTKDKAKDPLGVCSIHTKDGPVITCPIRFREDWRIADDAAAFFFSDEASWTSLTEVRLPDRDGKSAGNIDLVLVAYDQAGKVYDFGSLEIQAVYISGNVRDPFARYMSDCRNHADMDWSREPNYPRPDFLSSSRKRLAPQLLFKGSILHNWKKKMAVAIDRQFFNTLPNLQSSDRNEAEVAWLIYDLVFDQDASRYVLRQTEIVYTLFSDALTRITLPNVGCIDDFMRRLQEKVDEKLESPPTNAVIDTPLG, encoded by the coding sequence TTGGCTGAAGTCTTCGGTCATTCACCGGACGACTTCAGCGAAAGGGCACAGCGATTCCGTCGGAACAAGCTGTGTCCTTTCAATAACAAGGTGCCGAGTTGCACTAAGGACAAGGCGAAGGATCCGTTGGGCGTCTGTAGCATTCACACCAAGGATGGGCCGGTCATCACCTGCCCGATCCGCTTCAGGGAGGACTGGCGGATTGCGGATGATGCCGCCGCGTTCTTTTTTTCCGATGAAGCTTCATGGACGTCGTTGACCGAAGTGAGATTGCCGGATCGGGATGGAAAGTCGGCAGGCAATATCGATCTGGTTCTGGTGGCCTACGATCAGGCCGGCAAGGTGTACGATTTCGGGTCGCTGGAGATTCAGGCCGTCTATATTTCCGGCAATGTCAGAGACCCTTTCGCGCGCTATATGTCGGATTGCCGAAATCATGCCGATATGGATTGGAGTCGCGAGCCGAATTATCCTCGCCCGGATTTTCTGTCGTCGTCGAGAAAGCGGCTTGCACCACAGTTGCTGTTCAAAGGCAGTATTCTTCACAACTGGAAGAAAAAGATGGCGGTCGCCATCGATCGTCAATTCTTCAATACATTGCCCAATCTTCAGTCTTCCGATCGAAACGAGGCTGAAGTCGCTTGGCTGATCTACGATCTCGTCTTCGATCAAGACGCATCGAGATACGTTTTGCGACAAACGGAGATCGTGTATACGCTGTTTTCTGATGCGCTGACCCGGATCACGCTGCCGAATGTCGGTTGCATCGACGATTTCATGCGTCGCTTACAGGAAAAAGTCGACGAGAAACTGGAATCTCCGCCGACCAATGCCGTCATCGATACCCCGTTAGGTTAG
- the asd gene encoding aspartate-semialdehyde dehydrogenase — protein MKRVGFVGWRGMVGSVLMERMRAENDFARIAEPVFFTTSQVGQPGPDVGRGTSPLLDAESLDALREMDAIVTCQGGDYTKSIHPRLRACGWNGYWIDAASSLRMEPDATIVLDPVNRPVIDAALDAGKRDFIGGNCTVSLMLMAIGGLFREGLVEWVSAMTYQAASGAGAKNMRELLAQMGALHGSVASLLADPASAILDIDRRVTDTLRDPGFPTESFGVPLAGSLIPWIDTQLDNGQSREEWKGQAETNRILGRTDQPIPVDGLCVRVGAMRCHSQGLTIKLNRDVALSEIESLIASANDWVRVVPNDRAATMRDLSPAAVTGSLHVPVGRLRTMNLGSRYLSAFTVGDQLLWGAAEPLRRMLTILPDC, from the coding sequence ATGAAGCGGGTTGGTTTCGTCGGTTGGCGCGGCATGGTGGGCTCGGTCCTGATGGAGCGAATGCGCGCCGAGAACGACTTCGCGCGCATCGCGGAGCCGGTCTTCTTCACCACCTCCCAGGTCGGTCAACCCGGCCCGGACGTCGGCCGGGGCACCTCGCCCCTGCTCGATGCCGAGTCGCTCGACGCCCTGCGCGAGATGGACGCCATCGTCACCTGTCAGGGCGGCGACTACACCAAGTCGATCCATCCGCGCCTGCGCGCCTGCGGCTGGAACGGCTACTGGATCGACGCCGCCTCGTCGCTACGCATGGAGCCGGACGCCACCATCGTCCTCGACCCGGTCAACCGCCCGGTGATCGACGCCGCCCTGGACGCCGGAAAGCGCGACTTCATCGGCGGCAACTGCACCGTGAGCCTGATGCTGATGGCCATCGGCGGACTCTTCCGCGAGGGTCTGGTCGAATGGGTCAGCGCCATGACCTATCAGGCCGCCTCGGGCGCCGGCGCGAAGAATATGCGCGAGCTGCTGGCCCAGATGGGCGCGCTGCACGGCTCGGTCGCCTCGCTCCTGGCCGATCCGGCCTCGGCGATCCTCGACATCGACCGGCGCGTGACCGACACTCTGCGCGACCCCGGATTCCCCACCGAGAGCTTCGGCGTCCCGCTCGCCGGCAGCCTCATCCCCTGGATCGACACCCAACTCGACAACGGCCAGAGTCGCGAGGAGTGGAAAGGACAGGCCGAGACGAATAGAATCCTTGGCCGGACCGACCAACCGATCCCGGTCGACGGACTCTGTGTACGTGTCGGTGCCATGCGCTGCCACAGTCAGGGGCTGACCATCAAGCTCAACCGCGATGTCGCCCTGAGCGAGATCGAGTCCCTGATCGCGAGCGCCAACGACTGGGTGCGCGTGGTGCCGAACGATCGCGCGGCCACGATGCGTGACTTGTCACCCGCTGCCGTGACCGGCTCACTCCATGTTCCGGTCGGACGCTTGAGAACGATGAATCTTGGGAGCCGCTATCTGTCGGCCTTCACCGTCGGCGATCAGCTGCTCTGGGGCGCGGCCGAACCCTTGAGGCGCATGCTGACGATCCTGCCGGATTGCTGA